A genomic window from Sulfurospirillum multivorans DSM 12446 includes:
- a CDS encoding MetQ/NlpA family ABC transporter substrate-binding protein gives MYKRLGVLLVGAVLALSGCSGDKKGEDKVTSKEDKSAKTIIVGATPVPHSEILEIAKPLLAKEGYTLEIKVFNDYVIPNKVTDSGEIDANFFQHTPYLTEFNKSQGTKLVSVGNIHIEPIGVYSKKIKALSELKDGDSVAIPNDPSNAGRALDVLVNAGLIKLKDAEHKTKLDIVENPKNLTFTELEAAQLPRVIEDFTIAVINTNYALPAGLNPSTDALALESANSPYANILVVKAGNENSDKTKALLKAVQSDEVKKFITEKYKGAIVPAF, from the coding sequence ATGTATAAACGTTTAGGAGTTCTTTTAGTTGGAGCCGTGCTTGCATTGAGTGGCTGCAGTGGCGATAAAAAAGGTGAAGACAAAGTAACTTCAAAAGAAGATAAAAGTGCGAAAACGATTATTGTTGGGGCAACACCTGTGCCACACTCTGAGATATTGGAAATTGCAAAACCTCTTTTAGCCAAAGAAGGGTACACACTTGAGATCAAAGTGTTTAATGATTATGTCATTCCCAATAAAGTCACCGACAGTGGTGAGATTGATGCCAACTTTTTTCAACATACACCCTATCTTACGGAGTTTAACAAAAGCCAAGGTACAAAGCTTGTGAGCGTTGGGAATATTCACATTGAACCAATCGGTGTTTACTCTAAAAAGATTAAAGCGCTTTCTGAGCTTAAAGATGGCGATAGCGTTGCAATCCCCAATGACCCGAGCAACGCTGGACGCGCTTTAGATGTTTTAGTGAATGCAGGACTCATCAAACTCAAAGATGCTGAGCACAAAACTAAACTTGACATCGTTGAAAATCCAAAAAATCTTACCTTTACAGAGCTCGAAGCGGCACAACTTCCTCGTGTGATTGAAGATTTTACGATTGCTGTGATTAATACTAATTACGCCCTTCCTGCAGGTCTTAATCCAAGCACGGATGCGCTTGCCCTAGAGTCTGCTAATTCTCCGTATGCCAATATTTTGGTTGTCAAAGCGGGCAATGAGAACAGCGACAAAACCAAAGCACTGCTTAAAGCGGTTCAATCCGATGAAGTGAAAAAATTTATCACTGAAAAATACAAAGGCGCTATTGTTCCTGCATTTTAA
- a CDS encoding OprD family outer membrane porin produces MKLAKLSLAAIVVAGLASSSFAADTLADAFKNGKVSGELRAYYFDRDKGPGKDADIFNVGVVLGYVTDSFYGFKLGATFQSNYAPFADGAIGETGTGKDLFKGDMYGSGAVLSEMYVQYAIGKTTAKVGRQFISTPLVAGSGSRMIKQSFQGATIINTDLPQTTLVAGYVDKFQARTDGAGDVADFEKVGDNGAYTLLAINKSIAGLTITGQWAEVTDAADIYYGELAYAGKAGEFAYGLSGQYDIINYDTLIGRDDSGFYGLKASFGFSGLKTYVAYSKVDKDDRADGTSGNAGLGGGSDILYTANVITGGDYSADAKAYAIDANYAITSQAKIGARYVSVDLPKASGAASKDYSTINFYTSYAFDGSLKGFVVEAQYEDLSADSGATDTNEFRFKAAYKF; encoded by the coding sequence ATGAAACTAGCTAAACTTAGCTTGGCGGCAATCGTAGTTGCAGGGCTTGCGTCCAGCTCATTCGCAGCAGATACATTAGCAGACGCTTTTAAAAATGGTAAAGTAAGTGGAGAGCTTCGCGCTTACTATTTTGACAGAGATAAAGGTCCAGGCAAAGATGCGGATATCTTCAATGTGGGTGTTGTTCTTGGTTATGTCACGGACTCTTTTTACGGTTTTAAATTAGGTGCGACATTCCAGTCTAACTATGCACCTTTTGCTGATGGTGCCATTGGAGAGACAGGAACAGGTAAGGATTTATTTAAAGGTGATATGTACGGCTCAGGTGCTGTGCTTTCTGAAATGTATGTTCAGTACGCTATCGGCAAGACAACGGCAAAAGTAGGTCGTCAATTCATCTCTACTCCATTGGTTGCAGGTAGTGGTTCTCGTATGATCAAACAATCGTTTCAAGGTGCTACGATCATCAATACTGATCTTCCTCAAACCACATTGGTAGCAGGTTATGTTGATAAATTTCAAGCTAGAACGGACGGAGCAGGTGATGTAGCAGATTTTGAGAAAGTTGGAGACAACGGTGCTTATACGTTATTAGCAATTAATAAATCAATCGCTGGATTAACCATTACTGGTCAATGGGCTGAAGTAACGGATGCTGCAGATATTTACTATGGAGAACTTGCGTATGCTGGTAAAGCGGGTGAGTTTGCATACGGATTATCAGGACAATACGATATTATTAATTACGACACACTTATAGGTAGAGATGATTCAGGGTTTTATGGCTTAAAAGCAAGCTTTGGCTTTAGTGGTTTAAAGACTTATGTCGCCTATTCTAAAGTGGATAAAGACGATAGAGCTGATGGTACAAGTGGCAATGCAGGTTTAGGAGGCGGTTCTGATATCCTTTATACTGCAAATGTTATCACCGGTGGTGATTACAGTGCAGATGCAAAGGCATATGCCATCGATGCTAACTATGCAATTACATCTCAAGCAAAAATTGGCGCACGTTATGTTAGTGTAGACCTTCCAAAAGCTTCAGGTGCAGCAAGCAAAGATTACAGCACGATTAACTTTTATACAAGTTATGCATTTGATGGTTCTTTAAAAGGTTTCGTAGTTGAGGCTCAATATGAGGATTTAAGTGCGGATAGTGGCGCTACAGATACCAACGAATTTCGATTTAAAGCCGCGTATAAATTTTAA
- a CDS encoding Lrp/AsnC family transcriptional regulator, translating into MDELDVQILKLLEHTGRLSHEEIGKLVHISRPAVHQRVAKLEKNGVIKGYRAIIDWRMLEQKIQAFIFVKVKCQSFQQITAKILNISIENGAILECQRLAGEWCMVLKVRVSSPDDITRFLDELVTFSEVYETSTTFILSTLHENGFSEL; encoded by the coding sequence ATGGATGAACTTGATGTACAAATTCTAAAATTACTGGAACACACGGGTAGGCTTTCCCATGAAGAGATTGGAAAGCTGGTTCATATCTCAAGACCTGCTGTGCATCAGCGTGTGGCTAAGCTTGAGAAAAATGGGGTGATCAAAGGGTATCGCGCCATTATTGATTGGCGCATGTTGGAGCAAAAAATTCAAGCGTTTATCTTTGTCAAGGTGAAATGCCAATCGTTTCAACAGATTACTGCAAAAATTCTCAACATATCTATTGAGAACGGTGCTATCTTAGAGTGCCAGCGTTTAGCAGGCGAGTGGTGCATGGTGTTAAAAGTACGCGTGAGTTCTCCAGATGATATTACACGTTTTTTGGATGAACTGGTAACGTTTTCTGAAGTGTATGAGACATCGACCACGTTTATTCTCTCAACCCTGCATGAAAACGGCTTTAGTGAACTGTAA
- the yedA gene encoding drug/metabolite exporter YedA, translating to MNALHVNENLTLEYKKTIMTVVALLSVYIVWGSTYLGIKIAIETFPPFLMAGIRFLIAGALLYGFVVVKEKKHPKLIEWRDTTIIGTLLLLGGNGLVVIAEKTIPSSIAAIVIATVPLWMIVIAWLLKSQTRPNRSTLIGTLIGFVGVVILMFPSQQTHLHFDTFGLLLTLLAAILWSLGSIYSQKAILPTSVMLSTAMQMLSGGLVLIIVATLFGEWQQFHIEMLSSRSLFAVAYLVFIGSLVGFSAYVWLLKNVSPYLASTYAFVNPMVALFLGYFFADEVLSVKALIATVLIISAVVMITLSKAKKRSHK from the coding sequence ATGAACGCTTTACATGTAAACGAAAATCTAACGCTAGAATACAAAAAAACCATTATGACTGTCGTGGCATTGTTGAGCGTGTATATTGTCTGGGGCAGTACCTATTTGGGGATTAAAATTGCCATCGAAACCTTTCCACCTTTTTTAATGGCGGGGATTCGCTTCCTCATCGCGGGGGCGCTTTTGTATGGTTTTGTCGTGGTGAAAGAGAAAAAGCATCCCAAACTTATTGAGTGGAGAGATACCACGATCATTGGCACGTTGCTGCTTTTGGGTGGTAACGGACTTGTGGTGATTGCTGAGAAAACGATTCCTTCCTCAATTGCTGCGATTGTGATTGCAACGGTTCCTTTGTGGATGATTGTAATCGCATGGTTACTGAAAAGTCAAACAAGACCCAATAGAAGCACGCTTATAGGAACCCTCATTGGCTTTGTCGGTGTGGTGATTTTGATGTTTCCCTCTCAGCAAACGCATCTTCACTTTGATACATTTGGGCTATTGCTGACACTCTTAGCGGCAATATTGTGGTCATTAGGCTCTATCTATTCTCAAAAAGCAATACTCCCAACTTCGGTGATGCTCTCAACTGCCATGCAGATGCTCTCAGGTGGCTTGGTTTTAATCATCGTCGCAACGCTCTTTGGCGAATGGCAACAGTTTCATATAGAAATGCTCTCTTCACGCTCGTTGTTTGCTGTGGCATATTTAGTCTTTATTGGCTCTTTGGTGGGCTTTAGTGCGTATGTGTGGCTTTTAAAAAATGTCTCACCCTATCTTGCCTCAACCTATGCCTTTGTCAATCCGATGGTCGCACTTTTTTTAGGATACTTTTTTGCCGATGAAGTGCTAAGTGTGAAAGCATTAATCGCGACGGTGTTGATTATCAGCGCGGTGGTGATGATCACCCTCTCAAAAGCCAAAAAAAGATCACACAAGTAG
- a CDS encoding aldo/keto reductase family protein, whose product MHYITTNRNLQIPSMLYGTAWKKERTADLVALALESGFRGIDTACQPKHYEEALVGEGCARFYATGGKREDLFLQTKFTPLNAHDSQRVPYDSHASLEEQILTSCHVSKQNLQTDYLDSFLLHSPLFPYVNLLSAWKVLESLFDKGDVRHIGISNCYDSSLLHKLFEDARIKPSIVQNRFYADVHYDTTLRAWANEKGMIYQSFWTLSANPHILHSLILQEIAQHYSKSAAQIFYRYVMHQGIIPLNGTTSAQHMKEDLSIGEFTLSPLEIERIDALLV is encoded by the coding sequence ATGCACTACATTACCACCAATCGAAATTTACAAATTCCGTCCATGCTTTATGGCACAGCGTGGAAAAAAGAGCGCACAGCAGATCTGGTCGCCTTAGCACTTGAAAGCGGCTTTAGAGGCATTGATACGGCGTGCCAGCCTAAGCATTATGAAGAAGCACTCGTCGGCGAAGGGTGTGCTCGTTTTTATGCCACTGGAGGCAAGCGAGAGGATCTTTTTCTGCAAACCAAGTTCACACCACTGAACGCTCATGACTCCCAAAGGGTTCCATACGACTCACACGCCTCGTTAGAAGAGCAGATTCTCACGTCGTGTCATGTCTCCAAGCAAAATTTGCAAACAGACTATCTGGACTCTTTTTTATTGCATTCGCCCCTTTTCCCTTATGTCAATCTACTCAGTGCGTGGAAAGTCCTTGAATCGCTATTCGACAAAGGAGATGTCCGTCATATCGGCATTAGCAACTGTTATGATTCTTCGTTGCTGCACAAACTCTTTGAAGATGCACGCATTAAACCCTCCATCGTTCAAAACCGTTTTTACGCCGATGTTCATTACGATACAACGCTTCGTGCATGGGCAAACGAAAAAGGGATGATTTATCAGAGTTTTTGGACGCTGAGTGCCAATCCGCACATTTTACATTCGCTCATTCTTCAAGAAATTGCCCAACATTACAGCAAAAGTGCTGCGCAAATTTTCTACCGTTACGTGATGCACCAAGGCATTATTCCTCTTAATGGAACAACCTCCGCGCAGCACATGAAAGAGGATTTAAGCATCGGTGAGTTTACGCTCAGCCCTCTTGAGATAGAGCGCATTGATGCGCTACTTGTGTGA